The Tursiops truncatus isolate mTurTru1 chromosome 20, mTurTru1.mat.Y, whole genome shotgun sequence DNA window AAGCATTCATGGGGGTGCATTTGGGGGTAGGGCTGCCATGAAGCCAATGATCAGGAGGGTCTAGGGATGCTGAAACGGGATGATTCAAGCTTCACTGACTTGCTGAATGAACTTGGGGGAGTCCCTGCCGCCCCTTGGGCCGCAGTGTGCCCCTCTGTGAAGTGGAGAGGTTGAGCTGGATGGCTCTGATGACCCTACGGGCGTTCTGGATCATTCCTAACACCCTTGTTCCCTTCGCCTCCCCCTTGCCTCCCCCTTTCTTCCTGTGCATTTGGCCTGCCCCTGCCCCGACCTGGGGTCCCCAGAAACACAGAGAATGAGCCTATGACTTTGATGTGCTTTATTTAGCCTGCGTGGGAGCAGGGGGCAAGCTGCGGCCAGAGCAAAGGGTGCGGAAGGGCGAGCTGGGCCGGCACTGCCCTGGAGTCAGAGGGGCAGGAGGTGGCTTTACGAGTCCCTCGGGCTGAGCTGCCTGTGCGGAGAGGGCAGAGCGTGGCAGCATGAGTGGGGAGTCCTCGTGCCCTCGGAAGACCTCAGGCCAGCCCTAGGCCCCtgttctcccccacccccgacacACACCCCCGTTTCCGCCCCAGGCATCTGGACACACAGGGCAGGGAACCAAGCCCACCTGGGGGGAGCTGCGTGGGGGGAGCCACACTCCGAGAAGTCCAGCgcgccttctttgtctcttttcccaTACCTGGGAGGGGAGAGGTAGCTGGGGCCAACGCTGTGCCGGGGTGCCAGCTCTCCGGCCTCGTGCCCACCCCTCGGCACCATCCCGCCCGGGGCACAGGGGCCCAGGCCAGATCAGTAGAGATGCTCTGCTTTCCCAAGAGCGTGAAAGGGTCTAGGGCAAGGGTCTCTCGCCCTCTCTCGCACACACCTGGGCCTGGTCAGCATGTTGATGTATCTGCGGAGCTCCGCTGCGTACTGGGCCATCTGCTCCGGCGTGGCATTGTCCCCCGGGTATACTGGCTCCAGCGGGGCCCCCCCGGGCACCCAGTGGTGGTCGCAGCAACAGAGCCACGCCCGTGGACAGAAGCAGCAGGAAGAGGCAGCGGTGAGAGGCGGCCATCTGAGGGGCAAGGAGCAGGGAGACAGAGGTAGCACGGAGCCCACCTGCCCAGCCCCAAGCCCGTCACCCGTTTCTCCAAGCCTGGGACGAAGAGCAAAGGGCTACTGGGACCTGACCACCCCTCCTCCTAGAGCCTGCCCTGGAGAGCACGACGGCCCCTCTCAGGAGCAGCGCAGCAGGCGGAGCTTAGCCAGGGCCCGGGCAGAGCAGAAAAGTGTAGCAGAGAAGGTGGGGCCGTGGGGCAAGAGACACAGGACTCATGACATCCAGGGCCTGACGGCTCTGAAGAGGCAGGTGCGGGGTGGGAGTTGGAGCAGAGGGGCTGCTGGGAAGTAGGGGCACGCCCGCTCCCCTGCAGTTTGGGGGCACACAGAATGAACTTGTGAACCAAAGGGCAGGAATCCATTGCCTGTTGGTGtgctgccctcccaccctccccagcctccccaccaGGGGTAGACATGCTGATGCGGGTCCTGGAGAGAACACCACAGCCCCTGTCGCTGTGAGCAAGAGGCCAGCCACACGCATGGACTTGTGTTCACAGCCACCATCCCCTGCCCCCCGCACATTTGCAGTCTTCTAGTCAGCGGCAGGCTGCTCTTCCAGGGTGCTGGATTTGTCCAGATGTAGAGCCGGACCCACGTAGAACCTCAGGCCTCCGGAGGCCCCCAGCCCTGCAAGGCACCGGCTCCTTCCCCACGTCCCAGCCCGAGCCCCTCAGAGCCCCCTGACCCCGAGCTCAGGACAGGCTGAGCACACTTACCCTAAATCCTGAGGGAGCGGGTGCCGGACCAAGCGGGTGCCTGCCTCAGGCTGGATGGATCCCCCTGCCCTCGGCCATAGCCCTTATATAGTCCTCAGCCCCCCAGAGTCCCCGCCTCCTGTCAGCCTCTCTCACtccccagccctcagcccctcctcccaccgTCTCCCGGGTGCCCACAACGACAGCGCTAGGGCCAGGTACAGGAGGGGAACAGGGAAGTGTTCTGGGTGCCACGCTAGCGCATAACGGGTAAAAGTTATGGACAACAGTCTCCTGTAGGCCCCCCTCTGCCTTCGGGCACCAGAGCAGGCTTCGTTCAAGAAGGACGGGGTTCTGGGACATCAGGATAACTGGCAGGTTCTGATTACAGGCCTGGGAACAGCTCCACCTGCCTCCCAAGGATTAACCCAAATCCTCAAACAGATTCCCTCAGGGCAGAAGATGGAGGCTGTGGCTCAGAGACTCCAGGGACGAAGACTGGAGACTCAGGACTTCCTTTCCAGTCTGTGATTAGAACAAGATGGGAACGGGGGAGATGCTTCAGGTAACCAGGGAATGTGGAAAGGAGTGGGGACCCAGGCAGGGAGAAACCCTCTCCCTGGCTGGTGTATAGGATGCAGAATGAGAACTGATGTGccccggggggaggggggtgccAATATCTAGTAGCCGTTTCCCAGCTCCCCCATTCCAGGGAAGTGATAAAAACCAGCATCATTTGGAAAGCCTTGAATTTTCCAAAGTGTTCCCAGCTCAGTCACCTCAGTGAG harbors:
- the PPY gene encoding LOW QUALITY PROTEIN: pancreatic polypeptide prohormone (The sequence of the model RefSeq protein was modified relative to this genomic sequence to represent the inferred CDS: deleted 1 base in 1 codon), which encodes MAASHRCLFLLLLSTGVALLLRPPLGARGAPLEPVYPGDNATPEQMAQYAAELRRYINMLTRPRYGKRDKEGALDFSECGSPHAAPPRQLSPRDS